The DNA segment TTGACCGCCATCGGGCCGCCCATATTGCCCAGACCGATAAAACCGATATTCGCCATTTGAAGTCTCCTCTGACACCCTATCTGGGTGTTTTGTTCTGATTTATGGTGATCTGGCAGGGGGATGTTCCCTGCCCAGCATTCTAAAGATTAAGCTCTTTGTCTTTTGGCAGTTTTTCGAAATATTCCGCCACTTCGCGTGGATCGACCTGACCGATATCGCCATGCTGCCATTTCGGCGCGTGATCCTTATCAACAATCACCGCCCGCACACCTTCAAACAGGTCCGGCTTGCACACCATGCGCTGCGACATTCGGTATTCCATGTTCAGGACCTCTGCCAGCGACATATCGCCCCCCTGACGGATTTGCTCGAAACTGACGCAAAGGGATGTCGGCGATTTGGCCAGCAACGTCTCAAGCGTCTCTGTGCCAAATGCACTGGCCGCATTCCGCAAGGCTTCAAAGATCGCCGCGACACTGTCGCCAGAAAAGCAATGATCAATCTCGCTGCGAATTTCTGAAAGTGGCGCTGAACCGAACGGCGTTTCATGCTTATTGAGGATATCCTCGGCAATGGCAAAGCCATCACCGTCCCACGCCGCACTTGCCAGTGCACTCTTGATGGCATCCAGTTTCGCACTTTCCGCCCCATGGGTTGCAAGTCCGGCATAAAGGCAATCTGCGGCCTTGATCCGCGCTCCGGTCAAACCAAGGTACATCCCGATTTTCCCGGGACACCGCGGCAGGAAATATCCCCCGCCAACATCCGGGAAAAAGCCAATGCCGGTCTCGGGCATGGCAAACAACGTGCGTTCGGTCACAACCCGGAACCGGCCATGGATGGAAACCCCGACACCACCGCCCATGGTGATCCCGTCCATCAGTGCGATATAGGGCTTTGGATAGGTCGCGATATAGTGGTTCAGGTGATATTCCCGACGATAGAACGCATCAAGCATCTCTTCGTCATCAACCTTGCGGGCATCATAAAGGCCGCGGATATCACCGCCGGCGCAGAATGCCTTTTCGCCGGTCCCTTCAATGATGACGACCTTCACCGAAGTATCCTGTTCCCAGGATTTCAGCTGCGCCATCATCATATCGACCATCACCAGATCAAGCGCGTTTAGCGCCTTGGGACGGTTCAACAGGATACGCCCAACCGGCCCGTCCTGCGAAAACAGAACCGGTGCGTCTGCGGTCTCAGTCGGCGAATTTGAAACTATGCTCATAACCTAGTCTTTCAGGGCTGCACGCGCGATGATCAGACGCATGATTTCATTGGTACCTTCAAGGATCTGGTGCACGCGCAAGTCACGCAAAAGCCGCTCGATGGGGTATTCACGAATATAACCATATCCGCCATGAAGCTGCAGCGCTTCGTTACAGACATTAAAGCCGATATCGGTCGCAAACCGTTTGGCCATCGCACAGAATTGCGTGGCATCATCGGTCTTGTGATCCAGCTTCCATGCCCCTTTATGAAGCATCAGCCGGGCGGCTTCGAGTTCGGTGACCATATCAGCAAATTTGAATTGCAATGCCTGAAACTGATCAAGGCTTTTGCCAAATTGTTTGCGGACTTTCATGTGTTCGCGGGCATGCTCCATTGCCGCACGCGCACCACCGATCGAACAGGCCGCGATATTTAACCGCCCGCCATCAAGGCCCTTCATGGCGAATTTGAAACCTTCGCCCTCTTCGCCCAGACGGTTTTCGACCGGCACCTTGCAATTACTAAAGATAACGGCCGCGGTCGGCTGACTGTTCCAGCCCATTTTTTCTTCAAGCTTGCCAAATGATAGCCCCTCGGCATCCTTTGGCACGATAAAGGTCGAAATGCCTTTCGGGCTGTCATCGCCCGTCCGCGCCATGACGACATAAATGTCGCTGCGCGATCCACCGGAAATAAACGCCTTCTCGCCATTAAGGATGTAATGGTCGCCATCGCGTTCAGCCCGGGTTCGAAGAGACCCTGCATCCGATCCGGCCCCCGGTTCGGTCAGGCAGTAACTCGCGAAATGGTCCATGGTGACGAGTTTCGGCAGATATTTCGCGCGCTGCGCGTCATTGCCAAATGTGTCGATCATCCAGCAGGCCATATTGTGGATCGAAATATATGCCGCTGTTGATGGGCAGGCCGCAGCAAGTTCTTCAAAAATAACCGCCGCATCAAGCCGCCCAAGTCCCGTTCCGCCATGTTCCTCGCCGGTATAGATCGCGGCAAAACCAAGTTCGGCTGCCTTGCGCAGTGTTTCCTCGGGGAAGATGTGGTTCGCATCCCAGTCGCCCGCATATGGCGCCATTTCATTCTGCGCGAAATCACGCGCAGCTTGGGCAAATGCCTGCTGATCTTCAGACAGGTTGAATTCCATTGGATCGCCGCCTCTTTTGATTTTCTATTTTCCCTTTACGTAAACGTGAAATCTGCTGCTTGTCAATTCATTCGGTATAATCGTACCGAATTATCACAATTCTCGTCCTGAACGCCTATGGCGTGCATGTTGCTTTGGCATTTCGCCAAATCTTCCTTGCGAATACAGGGCTGCTGCGCATACCCTCCTCGCCTCAGGAATCACAATAAATCAGGGAAACAGTCATCATGTCTTCGACCAAGCCGGAAACAATTGTCCTTCATGCAGGCTATCGCGCCGAACCGACAACCGGTTCTGTCGCCGTCCCGCTCTATCAAACCACCAGTTATCAGTTCCGCGACACCCAGCATGCCGCAGACCTTTTTGCGCTTAAGGAACTGGGCAACATCTATACCCGCCTGATGAACCCGACCAATGATGTGCTTGAACAGCGCGTGGCGGCCCTTGATGGCGGCGCTGCGGCGGTTGCACTGGCATCGGGCCAGGCGGCATCGACCTTTGCGGTGCTGAACATCGCACAGGCGGGTGACAACATTGTCAGCTCAACCGACCTTTATGGTGGCACCTGGAACCTGTTTGCCAACACCTTCAAGCAAATGGGCATCGAAGTCCGTTTTGCCGATCCGGCCGATCCGGAAAACTTCCGTCGCCTTGCCGATGACAAAACGCGCGCGTTCTATGCCGAAACCCTGCCCAACCCGAAACTGCAAGTCTTCCCGATCCGCGAAGTTGCCGATATCGGGGATGATTTGGGCATTCCGTTGATCGTTGATAACACCGCCGCCCCGGTGATCTGTAAACCGATTGATCATGGTGCCAGCATCGTGATGTATTCCACCACCAAATTCATTGCCGGTCACGGCACGTCTGTTGGCGGCATCGTGGTTGATTCGGGCAAGTTTGATTGGGAGAAACACGCCAAACGCTTCCCGCTTCTCAATGAACCGGACCCCAGCTATCACGGTGCGGTTTGGACCGAGGCCGTCAAACCGATTGGCCCGGTGGCTTACGCGATCAAACTGCGCTGCACGTTGCTGCGCGACGTTGGTGCCGCGGCATCGCCGTTCAATTCCTTCCAGACCATTCAGGGCATGGAAACCTTGCCGCTTCGGATGGAACGCCATTGCGAAAACGCGCTCAAGGTTACCGACTTCCTGGCATCTCACCCGAAGGTCACCAAGGTCATCCATCCCAGCAAACAGGATGGCGAAGCCCGCCGTCGCGCGGATAAGTACCTCAAGGGTGGTTTGGGCTCTTTGATGGGCTTTGAACTGGCAGGTGGCAAAGATGCCGGCGAGAAATTCATCAACGCGCTGGAGCTGCTCTACCACGTGGCCAATATCGGTGACACGCGGTCGCTTGCCATTCACCCGGCCACCACGACTCACAGCCAGCTCTCAGAGGAAGATCGTCTGTCATCGGGTGTGACTGATGGCTATGTCCGCCTGTCGATTGGCATAGAACATATTGATGACATTCTGGCGGATTTGACCCAGGCACTTGATAAAGCCTGATAAACCGCCAAAGACTGCTTTGCTGCAAAACCGGTCAGACCTTCGTCTGGCCGGTTTTTCTATTGACGCTTTTGCATGTCCGGGCTAACCAATATCGGCAATACATGCACAACATGCAAAACAGGCATATAAATGTCGAGCGTTTCAAACCGTCAGGACGAAATCCAGAAACTGCTGCGCAGTAAGGGCACGGTTCATATCCACGATCTGGCCGCCCTGTTTCACGCATCCCTTGATACCATCCGCCGCGACCTGCGCCAGATGGAGGAAGATGGTTATTTGCGCCGTATTCACGGTGGGGCAGTCCTGCCCAATTTGGCACAGGAAAGTTACGCGGAACGCGCACAGGAACTACAACCCGAACGCACCGCGATTGCCCAAAAGGCCGCACGCGAACTGATCCCCGATGATTGCGTGGCGTTTTTCGATAGCGGCACCACCGTGTGTGAAGTTGCACGCAACCTCAAACCATCCTTTCGCGGCACGGTGATTACCGTCAACCCGATGATCGCAGTCGAACTCGCCAATCATCCGAATGCCGAGGTCATCATGTTGGGTGGCACGCTTCGCAAAACAGATATGGTGGTATGCGGCCCGACGACCCTTGATCAACTCAGAAGCTTTAATGCCGATATCGCACTCCTTGGCACCTGTGCGCTTCACCCCGAGGCAGGCCTGTCGACCAGCAGCACCGAAGAACGCGCGACCAAGGCGGCCATGATCGCCCAATCGGCCGAAGTCATTGCCATCACCACCGCCGACAAACTTGAAACCAGTCTGCCGCACCGGGTCTGCGACATTGATGCGATTTCCCATCTGGTCACCGGTCGCAAACTTTCAAACGGCTATCTTGCCAATTACACCCGGCGTGGCTTGAACGTCATTCAGGCCTGATCGCCTGCCCTCGCCTTGCGGAGAAACTCGTTAAATGCAAACCCACGCCACTGCCCATAACCGGGTGCGCGCCATCTTCTTTTTGCATGGTGCCGCTTTTTCAAGTTGGGTGCCGCATATCCCGCTGGTGCAGGAACGCCTTGGCCTTGGCCATGACGAACTTGGCGGCATTTTGCTGGCGGCGGCCATCGGTGTGCTTGCCGTGATGCCGGTCGCCGGAAGACTGGCAGACCGGTTTGGCAGCGAACGCGTGGTGCGTTATTCGGGGCTGTTCTATTTCATTGCGGTTGGCGTGCCGGCCTTCATGCCCGATTATCTCAGCATTTCGATCGCGATGTTTGCACTGGGCTTTTCCGGTGCCTTTCTGGATGTCGCGATGAATGCCAATGGCCTGCAGGTTGAACGCGTCAAGGGCCGCAGCATCATGTCGGGGTTACATGGTTTTTGGAGTCTCGGTGGCTTTGTCGGCGCAGGGATTGCCGCCGCCTGGTTCGCCCTGCCAATTGGCAATGAATTCCATCTGCCAATCGTGCTTTCTCTTTTCCTGATCGCGCACATCATCGCACAAGCGGGACTTCTTTCGGATCAGGCGGCATCAGAACATCTGTCTGGCCCACAGGATGCCAGCCAAACCACGACCGCAAAGACCAAGGATCGCAATCTGTTCCTGATGCTGTTGCCATTCGGGGTCTGCGCCTTTATCGGCCAATTCGGTGAAGGTGTCCTGACCGACTGGGCAACGGTATTCATGAATTCCGAACTGTCATCCGGGCCGACATTGGCTGCGGTCGGCTTTGCCATCTATTCCTTTGCCATGGCCGCGACCCGCCTGTCCGGTGATGCACTGGTGAGCCGGTATGGTCGCGTGCCGGTATTGCTGACAAGTTCGGTACTGGCATCCCTTGGCACCCTTGCCTTAACCCTGTCTCCCAATATCGTTGTCGCCTGGATCGGCTGCGGGATTGCCGGCATGGGGCTTGCGGTGATCCTGCCGCTGTTGCTGTCTGCGGCATCCCAGACAACGGGCAAAGGTGGTGGTGCGGTTGTTTCGATTATTGCCGCAACCGGCTATTCCGCGATCATGGCCGGGCCACCGGTGATCGGTGCCATTGGTGAGGCCCTCGGACTGGTCACAGCCTTTGCACTGACATCCGCATTCCTTGCCATGATTATCCCGGTTTACCTGTTAACCATGCGCAGGCGTTTGCAAATTGCGGCCAATGGTTGATCAACGGCGCAATCTGTCCCATAAATTGCCCAGCCTCACAGTATAGAGAACAGATCATGGTCAACAAATTCGCCTATGGCACCTTCCCCAGCACCCGGCAGCGCCGCAACCGCATGACCGACTGGTCGCGCCGCATGGTCGCGGAAACGCGGTTGACCTCCCACGATCTGATCCTGCCTGTCTTTGTGATCGACGGCAAAAACGAACGCACCCCGATCCCGTCCATGCCCGGCGTTGAACGCCAGTCGGTCGATATTTTGGTCGAAACTGCCAAACACGCCGAAAAGCTTGGCATACCGGCCATTGCCCTGTTCCCCTATATCGATGCCAGCCTGAAAACCAAGGACGCCCGCGAAGCCTATAACCCCGACAACGTCGTGTGCCGCGCGGTCAAGGCCATCAAGGATGCCTGCCCCAATCTGGGCGTCATCACCGATGTCGCACTTGATCCATTTAATGCCGACGGCCAGGATGGCATTGTTGTCGATGGTCAGA comes from the Thalassospira sp. ER-Se-21-Dark genome and includes:
- a CDS encoding enoyl-CoA hydratase/isomerase family protein, with product MSIVSNSPTETADAPVLFSQDGPVGRILLNRPKALNALDLVMVDMMMAQLKSWEQDTSVKVVIIEGTGEKAFCAGGDIRGLYDARKVDDEEMLDAFYRREYHLNHYIATYPKPYIALMDGITMGGGVGVSIHGRFRVVTERTLFAMPETGIGFFPDVGGGYFLPRCPGKIGMYLGLTGARIKAADCLYAGLATHGAESAKLDAIKSALASAAWDGDGFAIAEDILNKHETPFGSAPLSEIRSEIDHCFSGDSVAAIFEALRNAASAFGTETLETLLAKSPTSLCVSFEQIRQGGDMSLAEVLNMEYRMSQRMVCKPDLFEGVRAVIVDKDHAPKWQHGDIGQVDPREVAEYFEKLPKDKELNL
- a CDS encoding acyl-CoA dehydrogenase family protein → MEFNLSEDQQAFAQAARDFAQNEMAPYAGDWDANHIFPEETLRKAAELGFAAIYTGEEHGGTGLGRLDAAVIFEELAAACPSTAAYISIHNMACWMIDTFGNDAQRAKYLPKLVTMDHFASYCLTEPGAGSDAGSLRTRAERDGDHYILNGEKAFISGGSRSDIYVVMARTGDDSPKGISTFIVPKDAEGLSFGKLEEKMGWNSQPTAAVIFSNCKVPVENRLGEEGEGFKFAMKGLDGGRLNIAACSIGGARAAMEHAREHMKVRKQFGKSLDQFQALQFKFADMVTELEAARLMLHKGAWKLDHKTDDATQFCAMAKRFATDIGFNVCNEALQLHGGYGYIREYPIERLLRDLRVHQILEGTNEIMRLIIARAALKD
- a CDS encoding PLP-dependent transferase, with translation MSSTKPETIVLHAGYRAEPTTGSVAVPLYQTTSYQFRDTQHAADLFALKELGNIYTRLMNPTNDVLEQRVAALDGGAAAVALASGQAASTFAVLNIAQAGDNIVSSTDLYGGTWNLFANTFKQMGIEVRFADPADPENFRRLADDKTRAFYAETLPNPKLQVFPIREVADIGDDLGIPLIVDNTAAPVICKPIDHGASIVMYSTTKFIAGHGTSVGGIVVDSGKFDWEKHAKRFPLLNEPDPSYHGAVWTEAVKPIGPVAYAIKLRCTLLRDVGAAASPFNSFQTIQGMETLPLRMERHCENALKVTDFLASHPKVTKVIHPSKQDGEARRRADKYLKGGLGSLMGFELAGGKDAGEKFINALELLYHVANIGDTRSLAIHPATTTHSQLSEEDRLSSGVTDGYVRLSIGIEHIDDILADLTQALDKA
- a CDS encoding DeoR/GlpR family DNA-binding transcription regulator, with amino-acid sequence MSSVSNRQDEIQKLLRSKGTVHIHDLAALFHASLDTIRRDLRQMEEDGYLRRIHGGAVLPNLAQESYAERAQELQPERTAIAQKAARELIPDDCVAFFDSGTTVCEVARNLKPSFRGTVITVNPMIAVELANHPNAEVIMLGGTLRKTDMVVCGPTTLDQLRSFNADIALLGTCALHPEAGLSTSSTEERATKAAMIAQSAEVIAITTADKLETSLPHRVCDIDAISHLVTGRKLSNGYLANYTRRGLNVIQA
- a CDS encoding MFS transporter — its product is MQTHATAHNRVRAIFFLHGAAFSSWVPHIPLVQERLGLGHDELGGILLAAAIGVLAVMPVAGRLADRFGSERVVRYSGLFYFIAVGVPAFMPDYLSISIAMFALGFSGAFLDVAMNANGLQVERVKGRSIMSGLHGFWSLGGFVGAGIAAAWFALPIGNEFHLPIVLSLFLIAHIIAQAGLLSDQAASEHLSGPQDASQTTTAKTKDRNLFLMLLPFGVCAFIGQFGEGVLTDWATVFMNSELSSGPTLAAVGFAIYSFAMAATRLSGDALVSRYGRVPVLLTSSVLASLGTLALTLSPNIVVAWIGCGIAGMGLAVILPLLLSAASQTTGKGGGAVVSIIAATGYSAIMAGPPVIGAIGEALGLVTAFALTSAFLAMIIPVYLLTMRRRLQIAANG